AGAACTGAAAGAGCGAATACTCAAGGGAATTGCTGAAATCAATGAGGCACCCGTTCCATTCCGTTGGAAGAAATTCGATCTGGAACTGACTTGATATGTAATGCTATTCATGAAACGAACTACTAGTTCAATTTGAGGGAGGATAGTCGGCAGCCTCACAGGCTTTCACTATGGTGAGAAGATATGTTGAAACAACAAGCCCGGCTCTTTCGTCGCCTGAGTATGATCGTCGATCTCCTGCTGGTGGTGATCTCTTTTGCTCTGGCTTATGTGGTTACCAACAATTTTTTTGCGCCCCTCGCCGCGCCGCAGAGGTATCTGTGGGGTGTGCCTGCGGTTGCTATCACCTGGCTCGTGCTGCTACGCAAGGGGAGGCTGTATGATTCGCTGCGCAGTCTGACTCTATCCAGTATATTCATGCGTCTGGTGAAAGCGAATCTGCTTGGCGGTCTCTTTGTGGCTGCCATCATCTTTTTTGTCGATCGCGACACCTATAGCCGCAGCCTCTTTATCCTCTTTATCCTCTTTTTGTTCTTGCTCTTGTTGGCGACGAAGTTTGCCATTCGCCTCCTTCTCGGCTATATGCGCCGGCAAGGTTACCATGTCCGCAATGTTCTCATCGTCGGCACCGCGGAAACGTCCCGGCGGCTGCATGAATTGATCGCGGCGCATAGTGACTGGGGACTGAGGATTCAAGGTTTTGTGCAAGTTACTCCGCTGCCGTTGCAGAAGGAGATTTTGGGGTATGAGGTCTGTGGTCACGTCGATCAACTCGTCGAAATTTGTAAAGAAAAGACCCCCGATGAAGTCATGTTCAGTCTTTCGAAAAATCCTCATGCCGAGACGGAAAAATATGTCGTGGACCTGGAAGAGATGGGGATCACGACCCGGGTGGTACTGAATCATTATAAAACCACCAACACGCGACGTGAATTTTCGATGTTCCACAATGAGCTGCCGGTGCTCACCGTTCACACCAAGTGCTTCGATGCGCCGCAGCTCTTTCTCAAGCGGCTGATCGATGTGCTCGGCGCCTGCGTCGGCTTGACGATCTTTGCGCTCTTTTTCCCGATCGTCGCTTTGGCGATCAAACTCGATTCAAAGGGGCCAATCTTTTTTGGCCAGTTCCGCCTTGGTGAGAACGCAAAACGCTTCAAATGCTGGAAGCTGCGGACGATGGGGGTCGATGCCGAGGCACAGAAGAAAGCGTTGATGCAGCAAAACGAGATGCAGGGTGCAATGTTCAAGATGGATGACGATCCGCGTGTGACGCGGGTCGGCAATTTTCTGCGCAAAACGAGTCTGGATGAGTTTCCGCAATTCTGGAATGTGCTGCGTGGCGAGATGAGTCTGGTCGGGACGCGCCCGCCGACGCCCGACGAAGTGGTTCAATACGAAAACTGGCATCGCCGCCGGATCTGTATCAAGCCGGGGATTACTGGTTTATGGCAGGTGAGCGGGCGGAGTGCGATCAAGGATTTTGACGAGATTGTGCGGCTGGACCTGCAATATATCGATAATTGGTCCCTATGGCTCGATATCAAGCTGCTGCTGAAGACGCTGTTGGTCGTCTTTGCCCGTCGCGGCGCCTGTTGAGGGGTCACACTGTACTGCAAGAAGTAGAATGATAGCGGAGATGGATACGGATTATTTGAAAATGGAACTTGTTTCTGTATTGCAACCACGATACGCCATGGGGGAGAGTTGTAATGCCTGAAATATGTCGTTTTCTTGATATTGTCATCAGCATGTATTCTGATGAACACAATCCGCCACATTTTCACGTCAAGTATAATGAACATAAAGCTGTCATAGCGATACATACCCTCAACCTTCTGGATGGTTATTTCTTATAGGAAAACCCCCACCTTTGGTGGGGGACTCACAAAGTTTGACAGTTCCGGGAATATGCTCCATTCCGACATGAGTGTTTTTGATTTTGACCTTACTGATTGCAAAGAGGCCCCTTTGAGGGGCCAGCAATCATAAAACCCCGGCTTTGCCGGGGGATATTTATTCGAAACTGTGAAATCATCGGTGAAGCTGCAACTCATGTTCCCGAAGAGGTACAGAGAAAATACCTTGAGATCCCTTGGGCAGGGGGAAGATGAAGGGCATCCGAAACATTTTGATCCACGAATATTTTGGTGTCGATATCGAGGTTGTGTGGGTGACGGTGCAAAAAGATCTTGGTCCATTGAAGCAACAGCTCGAAAAAATAGAGATCTAACCGAGGTTGGTCTCGTGAAAATCAATCAGCCCTTATCAGATTTGATCAGCGTCCAAAGTGGTAAGGAGGTTCTGCAATGAAAAAAGACCATCTGGAAATTCTGCTCGAAGATATTCGTGGCAAGTTTGATCTGGTACTTGAAGGGCATGAAGTTCTGCGCAATGAGATACGAGAAACGCGCACAGAGTTGAAGAAAGATATTGAGCTTGCTCATTTCAAGATCGATATCCTCAACAACAAGATCGATACCGTCGCTGGCGATCTCAAAGCGACTGATAAACGGTTGTCTGGCAAAATCGATACCGTCGCAACCGAGCTCAAGGCGCATCGTTCTGATACCGAGGCACATCATGGGGGGGTGTATCTGGTCAAAGAGAGTCCTGATTAGTTTCAATCTTCTGCAATAAGTTTGTCATCCCCGAATGTCTTTATCGGGGATCCATGATTTCTGTCGGTTAGAAGCTTGATTCCCGACCAGAAGCGCCTCGGGAATGACACATTTAGGTTCTGTGGAAGATGAGCGCTAATCAGTAAGAGAGTTGAGGAATGGGTGTAAAGAGGGATAAGGACTGACGTGGGAAGATCTTGTCAGATGTTTAGACCCGACCCCTATAGTTCGCTTTTTGCCCTCTTTTTTCCGCTGCTTGCCCTCGCTATCCGCCTCGATTCCAAAGGAGCGATCTTTTTCAGCCAGGACCGCGTCGGCGAAAACGGCCGGGTCTTCACCTGTTGGAAGCTGCGAACGATGGTGCTGGACGCCGCAGCCCAGCAGGATGCTTTGCAGTGCCACAATCAGATGCAGGGGGCGATGTTCAAGATCAAGGACGACCCCCGGTTAACGCGGGTCGGAAAGTACCTGCGCCAGTTCAGTCTCGACGAGTTTCCCCAATTCTGGAATGACCTCAAAGGTGAGATGAGCTTGGTCGGAACGCGGCCGCCAACCCCCGATGAAGTGGCTCTCTACGAGAACTGGCATCGCCGCCGCATCTGCATCAAACCGGGAATTACCGGCCTCTGGCAGCTGAGCGGCCGGAGTGATATCAACGATTTCGACCAGATCGTGCGTCTCGACCTGCAATATATCGATAACTGGTCGTTGTGGCTCGACATCAAACTGCTGTTGAAGACGGTGTGGGTGGTGCTGGCGCGGCGGGGGGCCTGTTGAACTCAGGGAGCATTAATACGTCCCCCGATGGGTTTTTTCAGAAATCATAAAAGAACAAGGAGAAGAATATGTCGAAGCCGATGGCTATTGATCAAATTGAAAAACAAATCGAGGCGCTTCCTCCGGTTGAGCAAGTCATGATACTTGAGCATCTGGTTCTCCACCTCAAACATCTTTTATTGTCACAGTCGACCATTGCCACCCCGGGAATAGAATCAAAAAAGATGACTTGCAAACTTAATGATATCTATAAAGTCGAGACCTCTCGCGTCGATTCACAATTATTCAATGCTCAGCTTTCTTCTATTGGTCGGGATGAGTGGCAATGAAACGTGGCGAAATATGGTGGGCGGATCTGCCAGATCCTGTAGCTTCAGAACCTGGATATCGTCGGCCCCTCATTGTTATCCAAATAGACGAGTTTAACCGGAGTCGGATTAATACGGTGGTCGTTGTCGTTCTAACCACAAATCTTCTCCTGGCTAAGGCCCCGGGAAATGTTCTTTTAACAGCAGCGCAAACCGGTTTGCCCAAGGATTCAGTGGCCAACGTATCCCAAGTCCTGACAGTCGATAAGTTCTTTTTGACCGAAAAAGCCGGCAAAGTGCGAAAACAGGAATTGCAGAGGGTTGAATCCGGCTTACGTTTGGTTATGGGGCTTTGATGCTGCTGGGCAGCTTAGTCTTTTGGAAGTCTGGCCTTGAGGTTGGAAGGAAGAGCGTCGCGGGGCTTGTGTTTAGTTGAGTGTCGAATGTCCGAAAGTCAAGACCGACCCCAAAAATGACTCCAGTGAAAAAATGAAAATCTATATTCAAGAACACAAAACAGCGCCTTCCGCCGAATCTGTGGGTATTTCATGAACGTAATTAACCATGAAATATCGGTTTCGATATCTCATTGCTAAGGCGATTTTAGAAAAGGCAATTTCAACAGGGATAAAGGGGATTAACGGGATAACACCGTGCAACCCTCAGGCTTAAAGATGTTGTAAGTTAACCCGGAAAAATAGTTTTTGACCTATCCCCTGCATCCCCTTCATCCCTGAAAAGAGATCTTCGGGCTAAGGCGATTTGCCTCTTCCGCCGAATATGTGGGTATTTCATGAACGTAATTATCCATGAAATATCGGTTTCAATGTCCGATTTTTCATGGTAAAAAGGATGTATGATTCCACGCCAACTTCATCTTGATCAACTCACTGACCGATTAGCCAATTTCCCCATTGTCGCCATGCTTGGCCCGCGACAGGTCGGCAAGACCACCTTGGCACGGCAACTGGCGGCAACATGGCACGGCCCGGTCAAGCATTTTGACCTGGAAGATCCGGAAGACCAGGCTCGTCTGACAGATCCAGCCTTTGTGCTGCGTCCGCTCTCTGGTCTGGTGGTGTTGGATGAGATCCAGAGTCGACCTGACCTCTTCCCGCTCCTGCGGGTATTGGCGGATCGACCTGATACCCCGGCCCGCTTTCTCATTTTGGGCAGCGCCGCCCCTGAGTTGATGCGCCATGCTGCGGAAAGTTTGGCGGGGAGGGTGGTCTTTCACGAAGTCGAAGGTTTGGCTCTGGATGAAATTGCTTCGGTTCAGTCCGGCGCGGATTGGCTGGACGACCGTTGGTTACGAGGTGGTTTTCCGCGGTCGTTGCTGGCAAAGAACCTGGCCGGGAGTCGGGAGTGGCGTGAGGCTTTTATACGCACCTACCTGGAACGCGACTTGCCACAATTGGGCATCAGTCTTCCGGCCATGACATTGCGGCGCTTCTGGACCATGCTTGCGCATTATCACGGACAGACTTGGAATGGCAGCGAACTTGGGCGGGCGCTAGGGGTAAGTGACAAAACGGTATCACGCTATCTGGATATCCTTGAGGGGACCTTCATGGCCTTTCGACTGCTGCCCTGGCATACCAATCTGGGTAAGCGTGAGGTAAAAGCGCCAAAAGTGTATGTGACTGACTCGGGTATCCTCCATGGTTTGCTCGGCGTGAATGGTCTGGATGACCTCCTGGCTCACCCCAAGTGTGGAGCGTCATGGGAAGGCTTTATCATTCGCGAAATTATCCGGAGAACTGCTGCTCGGCATGGCGAAGCGTTTTTTTGGGGAGTGCATACCGGCGCCGAACTGGATTTGCTGATTCAAAAAAATGGACGTCGTCTCGGGTTTGAAATCAAACTGACGCGTTCGCCCAAAGTGACAGCTTCAATGCGTTCGGCCCGCGAAACTCTGATTTTGGACCAATTGTATATCTTATGTCATGGCAGCGGAGAACCCTGGCCCTTGGCGGAAGGCATTATGGCCGTGCCGGCCATGTGTTTGACTTCCCCGCATTGGGTGCCGTAAAAATGCTTTAAACACAAACGATGTTAAACCACACTTGTCTCCTGCCGAGGAAGCTATGCGTTTAGAAGATGAAGAACAGTCAGTCAAAGACACCCTGAAATTTCGTCTGTATGCAGATCTTTGTCGCACATTGAAAAGAAACGATATTGACCTGGTGCTGCTGAGCCTTCGCGGCAATCTGATCCTGAACGATGAAATAGTCAGAAACGGGCAGGTTCTTTACGCGAGCGACGATGCTGCACGGGAAGACTTTGAGTTGAAATTACTGCATCGTTGCACCGACTTCAAAGCACAGCGGCGTTACGCTATGGGGTGTTAGTTGTGGAAATCATCAGGCAGAAAATAGGGCGTATCAGGGAACACCTCTCGATCATCCATTTGATCAAGGCTGATTGCAGGGATAAGTTTTCTTCTGATCCCGTCTATAGGGGTGCCTTACTCCATGATCTCTTTCTGCTGTCGGATAGTTGTATCGTTCTGGCCGAGATGGTGATCACGCACAAAGGTTTACGAATCCCTCAATCCTACGCAAGTCGCAAACAAGCCGCAACGGCGCCTCCCGGCTGCACGCAAGGCCCGGCTTGAAGTCCGGAGCTGCACCTGGCTGGCGGTGCTGCACTATAGAAAAATGTTGACACAAGCGAACATGAGTATTCTTCTTTTATCTCTTGTCGTGATTCTCGCGGCTATTTTTTCATTCAGGTATGCCTGGTGGCGACCGGCGGTCTCAAGCCGGGTACCAAGAATCCTGATGTATCACATGATCGCCCCCCATCGCCGAGGGGCACGCTTCAACGGACTGCGCGTCCCGCTTGAGCAGTTTGAGCGACAACTGGCGTGGCTGGCGCGCAACAACTGGACCAGCCTGACGGTGTCGGAGCTTCTCGCGGCTGGGGATGCGCCGCCGCAGAAGAGCGTGGTGCTGACGTTTGATGACGGTTTTGCCGATAACCTTGAACATGCCTTGCCGCTACTGAAAAAATTCAACGTCAAAGCCACCCTTTATCTGGTTGTTGACCGCCATGACCGGGACTGGTCGACGGCCAAAAAAGCCCATCACAACAGCGGTGAGTTGAAAAACGAGGCCAAGCTCGCTGACGATCAGGTGCGGCAGATGCTTGCCAGCGGGCTGGTGGAGTTGGGGTCGCACACGCTGACCCACCCCAATTTCCTTAAATTGACTGAGGAAGAAAAGTTGTTTGAACTCAGCGAGTCGAAAAACCGGCTGGAGAAATTATTCGGCGTTGCGGTGCAGAGTTTTGCCTATCCGTTCGGAATCTATGCGCCGGAAGATGCCAGGCTGGTTGAACGCTGTGGTTACAGCAGCGCGGTCACCACCACCCCTGGTCTGAACCTGCCCGGCGCAGTCGACAATTTTCAGTTGAAACGGGTTAAAATCAGTGGTAAGGACAATCTTTTGGCATTTATCATGCGGATGCGCGGAGGGCGGCGTGGCTGGAAGAAATGAAACCCTGAAGATCTGGTTGCTGAGCGACGGTGCTCCCGGCCACCTCAGTCAGAGCCGGGGACTGGCCGAAGCAATCGGACGGTTCCACCCGGTCGAGGTCAGGGAGATCACCTTGCAGGTGCGGCAGCGACTATTGAAGAGTCTGCTCCGTTACCTGCTTCCTTGCAGCACCGTTCTGGCCAGGCTGCTGTTGCACCGGGTCTACACGATCGAACTCCCCGACGAGCATCCCGATCTGATCATTTCTTCCGGGGGAAATACCCTCGGTGCCAATGCGCTGCTCGCTCAACTCTATGGCGTTCCGAATCTTTACAGCGGGACATTAAAAAAATATCCCGCACAGTGTTATACCCGTATCTATACCGTTACCCCGCAGGGCTGTGCCAATAATGTTGTGCTGCCGTTACCACCGGTGCCGCTGTGGCTGACAGAAAAAATGCCGGTCGTTGAAGCGGATGCCCCCTGGCTGATGCTGATCGGCGGGGACGGGGCGGGCTACCGCTTTACAGAGGCTGACTGGGAGCAGCTGGCTGAGGGGATCAACCAAAGCGGTGAGAACAACGGTATCCGCTGGTTGTTGACGACCTCGCGTCGCACCGGGATTGAGGCCGAACAGTTGCTGCACAACAGGATTGCGCCCGCGCTGCTCGATGAAGCCGTCTATTACGGGCAGACGCCGCGCCCGGTCGTGCGCGAATTTCTTGGCCGCTGCCAGGGGGTCATGGTGACGGAAGACAGTCTGACCATGATCGCCGAGGCGATCTATTCCGGGCGTCCGGTCATCACCCTCACCCCGCAGCAATCGGACCCCGACCGCAACGATGCGTTAGCGCTTGAGGGTTATGTCGCCTCGGGGCTGATCTGCCGACTCCCCCTGGCCGTGTTAAACAAATTCACTTATGCGCAGCGGACGCAGGCCGAAATCCCTGATGTTGCACGGCTGATTTGGGAAAGTTTGCACGATGTGTTGCCGTCACCAGGAGCCGCTGATGAGAAGCCTTGATCTGCTGTTCTGGGGGCGCTACGGCAATTATGGCCCGGACTATCCTCGCAATCGGGTGGTTGAGTCAGCTTTGCGCGCGCTGGGGCACCGCGTCCGACGCTTTGTGCCGCGCTTCTCGCCCTTGGCCGATGTTGAGTATCACCTGCGCAACGGGGCGGTTCCCGATTTGATCTGGGTCCCCTGTTTCCGTCACCGCGACCTGCACGCGGCATGGCGCTACGCGAAACGGCAGGGAATCCCCCTGGTTTTTGATCCGCTGATCAGTGCTTACGATAAACAGGTCAACGAACGGCAAAAATTCACCGCGAATTCCCGCCAAGGACAACGATTGCTGGCGTGGGAACGCAAGCTGTTTGCATTGGCTGATGTTGTGATTGCTGATACCGATGGGCATCGTGACTATTTTTCTTCGCTGCTGAATGTTCCGGTTGAGCGGATCCAGGTTGTTCCGGTCGGTGCGGAAGAAAATCTTTTTCAGTTTTATCCCTTGCCTGAAAAACATGCAGATGAGCCGTTGGAGGTGGTATTCTCCGGAACCTTTATCGAACTGCATGGCATCGAACTGGTTATCGAGGCGGTGGCTTTATATTCCGGACCGCCGGTGCGCTGGCGGCTCCTTGGCGAAGGGCCGCTCAAGGCCGACTGTGAGGCGCGGGTCGCCGCGCTGCGCAAAAGAAACGCACAGCTTGATATCACCTTCGAGAACTGGCGACCGTTGCAGGAACTTCCGGCGCGTCTGGCTCAAGCGGATATCCTGCTCGGCATTTTTGGTACCAGCGAAAAAGCTTTGCGCGTGATCCCCAACAAGGTCTATCAGGCATTGGCGCTGGGACGGCCAGTCGTGACCGCAGCATCAGCCGCATATCCTGCGGCTTTACGAGAAAACGAGGAGCAGGGGATTTTCTGGGCAGAGGCGGGCAATCCAGAATCTATTGCCGACGCTATTTTTAGAATTAGCACCAAAAAAATGTTCCTGAAAGTTTATGGTGAAAGGTCACGTGCTGTCTATGACCTTTATTTTTCAAACAGGTCTATTCAGTCAGCGTTAAGAAAAGTTTTAGCCGATTTTGTGACTATCAAATGAGGACAGGTAATTGAAATGATTTTCAATGGTCATGATCATTTAATCGGGGTCGTTATCCCGACTTACAACAGAGAAAATTTGATTATCGATGCTTTGAATTCAGTTTTGACTCAAACCGTTCAACCGGAATTGGTTGTTATTGTTGATGACGGGTCTACAGATAACACCAGCGACGTTGTTGAAAGCTGGATACGATCCACAAAATCGAAGAATATATGCAAATACGTTCTGAAAAAATGGTGGTCCTGGCACTGCGCATACCCGAGGAATTCTAGCAGTAGAAGATTTTTATTTTGTGGTCTTTCTCGATTCTGACGACGTTTGGCCTGCCAGCCACCAGAAGAACATGGCCGCCTTTTTTTCGCGCACCCGGAGGCGGTCGCTTGTTCTGGACAGAGTCTGGAGGTGTTTGAAAATGAGCATGGCTGTGTTGTCAGTCAGAAGCTGATTTCATTGCCCCTGCCCTTGTCATTGCTAGGACCGGCGGCGATTGTTCAGTCACCGCCGCATACGTCGGCAACCGTGGTTCGTCGGGATATTCTACTGAAGGCTGGAATGTTTAATACTCGGCTGCGTTATGCTGAAGACAAGTTGCTTTTCATGAAGGTGTCCTGCCTGGGCCAGTGGGGTCGACCAGAAACCGCGCATGTTATTTACCGCAACAAAGTGAAGACGATTGTTTCCGGTCAGTTGTCCAATCGTCCGCATCGATTCAGTCGTATCAGGTATGCGCGATTGTTTGAAATCGGTATTAAGGAAATGAGTCGTATAGCAGATTCCCGTTTTCTTGCTGGAGCAGGTGTGGTGATGTGGAAGGGCTGGCACCGGGCCGGACGCGAGTGGGACAAGCTGGGCCGTCCTGCGATCGCTGTAATGTATTACTGTCGTGCACTGAAATATGGAGTGCATTCGAAGACGCTGGGACGAATTGTTGCGGCCTGTCTCAAGAGAACCTTCAGTTGTTAAAGTATCATCAATAGCCAAATTGCGGCGTCTGTGCTCGAATTTTTTCAGTGGCGCATAGACTCCAATTTAGGTAGCGGGAGACCGTCTTACCAACAGTCTGTTAGAAACGCATGAAATTATGGACGCCCATTTTTCTCCATTTTAAAGTTCCTTTAAATTGCCTTATATAATACAATTGGAGCGTTGTCAGAACCCGAATATCATCACAGATTCTGCTGACAAACTGTTATCGTAAATTTTTGATCAGAGGAATGCCGATGGCCTCTAATGTCTTTGTTACACGTACCCCATTTCAGATATTTAATTCAATCGAAGCACGTGACCGGTTTCACTCTGGGGAGAATAACTATCTTTTCTGTGTTTACAGAAAAGAAACTGACCGCCCTATCATGGAAAGCGTTATCGATGGTGGTTGGTGTAATGTGCGTTTTGTTAAGTTAAATAATTTAACTAAACACATATTTAACTTTTTTATAGATGCTGAAATAGAAAAAATTGGAACAGTGGTCAATTGTTACATTGGGATGCCAAAACATGTATCTGCCCATGTTGTTAACAGCCTAATGCCATCAATTGTGACGTTTATTGATGATGGAAACGAAATATTTAAAATTGCAAAAGCAATTTCTTCTGGAGAATACAAGAAATTTTACACGGTTCCCCTGTTTAAAAAAATATTGGGGGTAAAGTCTTCTCTGGAATTTTGTAAAAAAACAAATTTTTTCACAATGTATGATATAAGTGAATATTTTTCTGATGATAGAATTATTAGAAATGATTATTCTATGTTCAAAAAACGTGTAAGATCTGTTGTGCATACAGATGATGTTTATTTTATTGGGTCAAATATACTTGGCCAATACTTGTTTGATAAGGATGTTTTTATTCGATACATTGAGAGGGTCAGAAACTATTACTCTGGAAGAAAATTTTTTTATGCACTACATCGATATGAAGACAAAAATTGGATGAAAAAAATTGGTATAAAGCTTGATTTTGAGGTCGTTCAGTCGCACACAATTCTTGAAAATTTTTTTTTGAACTTTGGGAAAATACCGAAGGAGATGGCCACCTTCCGTTCAACTGCACTGGACACGCTTGCTATGCTCTATAATACATCCTCCCTGGTTTTTCCGCTGGACCTTCAAGATTTGGAACGTAAAGAACATCGTGATGAGTTTTTAAAGCTATATGTCGATTACTCTGCACGTCAAATTCCAATGGCAGTTTATTAATGTGGATGGTTGACTATCGAATTTATTTGCTGCGACCCATTCTAGGTAGGGGCCTATGGTGAAACAAGCTGTAATTATTAACGATACCAGTTGGGAGAACCACCACGGGTGCCGTCGTGTGATGGAAAATCTTTACTTGGGGCTAAACAATGCCGGGATCAGCGTCCTAAGTGCCTACCCGGTTGGTAGAGACTGGCGCAAAAATATAGCTTTTTGTGAAGATATTTGTCGGAGTGATTTAGTTATTGTGAACGGGGAGGGGACCGTCCATCATGATTTGCCAATGGCATGGAGTCTTGTGTCTGCGGGCGCTTTTGCGGCAAAACATAGTGTCCCGTCTGTTCTGTTGAATGCTACATGGTATGCCAATAGCTCAGAGTTAGCCGTCAGCGCACGTTCTTTCAACCGTATTTATGTGAGGGAGAGTCGTAGCCAGGCCGAATTAGCTTGCAACGGTGTTAAATCAACGGTTGTTCCCGATCTCACTTTTATGTCTCCTTGTGACGGTGACGCCACTGTTCAGCGTTCTGGATTGGCTGTAACCGATTCTGTTTATGCTGATTTGAGTGAACAGTTATACCGTTTCACCTTAGACAATAAACAGGTCGAGTTTCTCCCGCTGTTAGCTCCTTATCGGATTCGTGAGTGGAGTGTGAAAGCTGTAAGAAAGGCAGTTAGTTATAAACTTTACGGATTATTTGGCCAACTTCTGGAGCCGTTCGGGGGAGTCCGGCAGCATTACATCAGCATGAGATATGTCCGGTGTTCTGTTTCTGACTTCATTCAGGCGGTATCTCACTGCAAATTACTGGTAAATGCACGTTTTCATGGCCTTTGCTTTGCGCTGCAGACAAAAACCCCTTTTCTAGCCCTTTCTTCTAATTCGCATAAAGTAGAGGCGTTGCTTGAAGATGTCGGCGTAGGGCTGGATCGCTTTGTTTCAGAAGCGACAATCAGTCTTGAAGATTGCCGAGAGAGGGCTGAAACTGGTTTCAGTTTAAAAGAAGTCGATGCCATTGAGAAGTACAATCTGGAAGCAAAATCAAAGATCGCAAATATGTTTTCTGAGATTGCAAGTATTTGACCTTCTTCTTGAGAACTCAAGTTTAGAGTTTCGTGATCTTTGAAAATTTGTCGAAGTTGTAAAAAAAGTGTTGACACAGCGACCACCCTGTGATGCCGCGCCTTCAAAGCGAATTGAATTTAGAAAGCTTTGAAGGCGCGGCCTCCTGAAGAAAGTTCCACCCTTTCTTCAGGAGGCCGCTATGGATACCAAGGGATATAGCCGTATCCCCCAATCCCTGTACGACGCTATCACATTTCTGGCGCAGGCGCTGCCAAAACGTTCGGTTCCAACCTTTCTGGAACTGCTGTTTGGTGCGATGCTCACCCAAAATGGTTTTGTCACTGAAGCCTGGTTAATGATCAAACCCCGGCGCCACTGGACCAGTTATTTTAAATGGCTACAGAAGGGCTGCTGGTCATGGGTTGCTCCTGGATTGCAAACGGCCCGGCTCGCTTTACAACGAACAGAAGATTCGCGCTGTTATGTCGCCATCGACGATACGGTCGTCTTTCGCTGTTCACGTAAAGCACCTGAGTCACACATCCACCATCAGCATGGATGTAAGGTCAATCGTCCCGTTTATGTCCGGGGACAGGACTGGGTCACCTTGACTCTGGTGTTACCGCAGGGATGGCGTTCCTTGGCGTTGCCGATACTTTCCTGGTTAGCCAGAAAGCAGCCATTGGCACTCGAAATCGGGAAAATTCGCGCCTGAAAAACGGGATAAAAAGCTGGATAGACCGCCTGATCGGCGCAAGAGAGCTTAACTTCTACAATTTTCAGTTTTCAATGATCGCTCCCCAGCGTCGAATCAAGCCGACTTGGGGAGGGGTGTAACTCCAAACTACACTTTATGGAATATGCCGCGCAAGAAGGAATCATTTCCTCCAGCTACCTGCCTTTGGCGTGCAATGCAAACATTTACCAACACAAGAATCACGGGAAGAGAGACGCGAGACTGGTTTTTGTCGGGGCTTACGCTGACAATCGGGAAAAGGTTTTGCGGGAGATAAAACGACCGGTGTTGGTGGTCGGAAAACATTGGGAAAAATTGTCGGGTTCGGAGCATGCTTTTCGCGCCCGCCGGGTTTCAGTGCAAAATGTTGCGCGGTATTACAATCAACACATCGGCGTGATCAATATCAAAAACAGCGGTAATGTTGTGAACGGTCTTAATATGCGGACGTTTGATGCCCCGGCTTGCGGCTGTGTTGTCCTCAACGACAACATGGGTGATCTTGACCGCTGTTTTGAGGTTGATAAAGAAATTCTCGTCTATC
This region of Desulfuromonadaceae bacterium genomic DNA includes:
- a CDS encoding glycosyltransferase family 2 protein; this encodes MIFNGHDHLIGVVIPTYNRENLIIDALNSVLTQTVQPELVVIVDDGSTDNTSDVVESWIRSTKSKNICKYVLKKWWSWHCAYPRNSSSRRFLFCGLSRF
- a CDS encoding transposase, with translation MDTKGYSRIPQSLYDAITFLAQALPKRSVPTFLELLFGAMLTQNGFVTEAWLMIKPRRHWTSYFKWLQKGCWSWVAPGLQTARLALQRTEDSRCYVAIDDTVVFRCSRKAPESHIHHQHGCKVNRPVYVRGQDWVTLTLVLPQGWRSLALPILSWLARKQPLALEIGKIRA
- a CDS encoding polysaccharide pyruvyl transferase family protein, whose amino-acid sequence is MVKQAVIINDTSWENHHGCRRVMENLYLGLNNAGISVLSAYPVGRDWRKNIAFCEDICRSDLVIVNGEGTVHHDLPMAWSLVSAGAFAAKHSVPSVLLNATWYANSSELAVSARSFNRIYVRESRSQAELACNGVKSTVVPDLTFMSPCDGDATVQRSGLAVTDSVYADLSEQLYRFTLDNKQVEFLPLLAPYRIREWSVKAVRKAVSYKLYGLFGQLLEPFGGVRQHYISMRYVRCSVSDFIQAVSHCKLLVNARFHGLCFALQTKTPFLALSSNSHKVEALLEDVGVGLDRFVSEATISLEDCRERAETGFSLKEVDAIEKYNLEAKSKIANMFSEIASI
- a CDS encoding glycosyltransferase; translation: MREIKRPVLVVGKHWEKLSGSEHAFRARRVSVQNVARYYNQHIGVINIKNSGNVVNGLNMRTFDAPACGCVVLNDNMGDLDRCFEVDKEILVYHNPDELNALYERIVADDIWRRDIAAAGQRRVLNEHLYTHRLQTIITDLF
- a CDS encoding glycosyltransferase, with protein sequence MRSLDLLFWGRYGNYGPDYPRNRVVESALRALGHRVRRFVPRFSPLADVEYHLRNGAVPDLIWVPCFRHRDLHAAWRYAKRQGIPLVFDPLISAYDKQVNERQKFTANSRQGQRLLAWERKLFALADVVIADTDGHRDYFSSLLNVPVERIQVVPVGAEENLFQFYPLPEKHADEPLEVVFSGTFIELHGIELVIEAVALYSGPPVRWRLLGEGPLKADCEARVAALRKRNAQLDITFENWRPLQELPARLAQADILLGIFGTSEKALRVIPNKVYQALALGRPVVTAASAAYPAALRENEEQGIFWAEAGNPESIADAIFRISTKKMFLKVYGERSRAVYDLYFSNRSIQSALRKVLADFVTIK